The Portunus trituberculatus isolate SZX2019 chromosome 49, ASM1759143v1, whole genome shotgun sequence genome contains a region encoding:
- the LOC123499077 gene encoding mucin-17-like isoform X2 has protein sequence MAASEEESGQSDSKNDDSATHETSKQFSTIHQEIENQLSRPGLSYENRVSAVLSGWEHLAGTVEGDVGQLQPLATFLYRWSLRLILQGEWPGLAQIVKTRLGVTLQRCSRVAVLQPLCRTLLPLVSDPWGQTTKTIFSDSEVQDEEAIKYISNESWEVVRVRVDTMVESRCEELAFRVLKVCIRCIRLRSEGMGVPLYTDEDHNHFVDLYFVLLYKFQRKAFLEEVKALDVHEGVNLVQRLVTKQDKAKVWKHRLKIADLAIQIFLATSIVKKYSHDFWAVFLEWCGVQEAAAVADDVLIQMIHKYMQLCEASQHIYSMGSILHKKFGNRLASLVTELLIRALTMDMNSLEALKLKQTEGSQKEEQVQLERQMADGFMDLATVFTHHKSVARECVLTAFSLHPTTERLVLLSSFAGSSPSSDISHVLEQPHSFSKHSTPHPISPLPQSSFSTNQSSPTFIPAPSSLVPHSSDMSQPPSLYQPGSPPQFSSSPSIPHLSPSHAPPASHPVPSSPLTTVPTSYSISSPAPHFPSATLRPEASSDGTEMELSTTCLQSTSTSDIQTGSFNTSEGTGVVQTTQSTTCLQSSSSDFHTTPCSQDDSQIPDLSTLENSAVSDPVHNSLNYVGVQNSVNVDNMEVTSSSEVQVSQNDLQTDELNIKGLVSPVSDQRGLSCEDHCRTDIMIDTGQPYPNMSSVVDSEESQMIIENSAQNKMEDLSLSQTKDISTNDKELDSISHGESRMKDDVDSMDKFYKSTENFIEQLSQEPPSKSKLTNLSPGHQNYDVLTQPNQVLDAEQLGITKELCDDLAVVLSSPRWQVLSWVLDWGELSKICGQYIKDADSAKNMTKELKYLNIDYSQFQNMPSAEITEFTGIEKGYEHFIEHESENEVSDDESSAHPKGGHISPIVELANTDTAKITKRGRGRPKKISQISRPYDSDSDLDAVEQLKGSSCYMISMSESEESDIDNKNKTYLHIDSERSGVIEGKRVTAVSNQDRSKRIRIDAETGKLRKDRSLLNSLRLFRHQKYGGDLIYDSEFEGLQRSAENFAPPLSSLNLNPRVVLTERDKSAVDQQLQRSMTTAMAGKRVASGKATQSSQSRESWRYAGSFVAPNPTSAARPTTSVPLPRSPSVQCYVRHKDGKVRFASFNRSILAGSRPPNPGQNNYLKLLKRPTSGYDDSYAKFLLQQNPSLKGKGPEDATRKSMTLDASLDYLKKQGTTVTYRRKTGSALALANAQKTVLNRIMSPENAISAISSRTAIAMPVSNNPPNLPPSDKTSPANLSRVLPKGTTVVRKPKSDGAGPSGLSNNSGSGSSSGTRTVVSRPASFPTVVARPNTTVSSVVRSGSSIMAVRTNASTIRTTYSRSVVVTGSLGTQEAATNRSTSPPLTDSSPSTPGGVPSGSGSSSSSTPTPLVSATVVGSVLTTVPSSSPMGTQSGNTGKQQQQQQQLLQQSWDVVQNEGVCLSGVESNTTITQMSSTTRGATTCTTTVASPPGDTRAASMLETLLRDRPVPPSPLHTQSTTAITTITAALPSTITSIVGSSSVPMAVTGESQVTNAVVGALSSTGNNTGNVVIASGSNANSGVIMASGVVGAPTGGGVVVASSGIVSSSGVGVNSSVGEGGSGAVQQVLLPGQIVQVHTSDGTTGIGIVQSSSLDLRLPAGTRVIKPGGGTIRTTAAQQQQVTGVINQTGSRQVNVLHNVKILQNVQNRQIVRTVVVPHPVALQGLNTPSGQLKPQVVSLSQGTCTSVSTAGEGGVIQPQVPSTTVRAKIPPTTIVQKVLSRSGLVIRTVRPQTSSTQASGDAAPFEEGLGAKLQQQQQGTDGEKTTGATATTNVTVARLPQDEGLGERLSHYLKTALASSTSTQSVGTQTLTTAVKPSAGQLVNQVAMNHLRSGGNAALSLSGGIPGMSGPPNTISTSPTPPQQANIPSLPLTPTNAVSSETLEQIREFESVFEKVSNKSGKEGADGEASVDSYTSTPMSSEESMIAAQLLSMANDNPAVTTSSSYVYSVPTTVYDASGTRLTEGTYITIPSTTQAGTLILVNHSGSGTGLVTVASGVQNQQQPPPAASPALSSTSSHSSIASSPSSTSSKTKKPPPKSKTVPPATPPVVAKPKTPPPPKAPAPKPTVAKPQLEESDETKARIQAILEQYKQDLANTPQPQPAPRNRKNCPPPKNEGKTSTKKKSPVKKVEGGAGNSPAVSEGSIVGCPSPSPSPGPANDNSVGPSSSATGGQPVQFSSQVVSSQGSTTPGNHSVPDEKIKAEGSPEVVVSAPQILQGVMVSNVKVEGSNLSSNSTNLAQGIAGGRFVQLIRHCGKVTTITTRQPINKAKSANQGGPPPNVTIQGRISMNDLMESHIASLLTGGGSALTQTPSVVSKIVQQQQLASHQGVQQVVVQTSGGQQVLQQVAVQQLPTSPVKQQQQKPQQKSSVIQQLCIASKEELSGASSQTSQIPVSMASLPNTLPNNMVTIANTSVLSAPAVSKISTNSSPSPPTNTSGIPSPSLSTANSTSIVTTSGPIKLPSLSSIPNSPLTPQVNAVTSPPTPQPVSASPHTPSPATEPSPTPSSFQMGEESNSSEQSVGEGLAGPLPPFLTLKSFIMRSPQQPSPQTQQTQTQKIQPEQKISDKCFTSGTGIQQVANSSGAAQETATASPSVAHNKTPQRGNQSHVQLQISQPPRKPTTVIRSGGGNPGRRLIVGAVDANGRTVAPGTAGSLVSGTGEAGITTSSMSSSSHEGLQANAQSRIRLATRPQDMRSNSIDSLKSDLSVEEVQIPPSPATLTKQIQSAYMTEAALSPSVSQSQHSGSSYSSPSTTHDLPFTEPPATSDDSSGGGLTQPGHSSAPPAPGLSVTGISPEGDTQMGALTSPSGDVYLHQSGTGLGLESLEAGTLPLVSGMEVRTHSPALSDLVSSGPLLTWSPRSADSMMAQSPSLNDALTANIPLDVNHSEDSLCDSSTGFPGLFSIEGDGVSVSSSTSEDTGNNTVSVSNNQQHTLQPDLESQEQIEVTIDLHPRESEQDHTITSTRSPTQLELPVATLRGITTHNIPSSGSIIINHGSQETPWRFDNTIVSQAKSVINQPSEPTNGHHNDKQSADREETAGPSNNVQGKQNDGVQASYQKGKQKRGNNTELNEQEVEDVRIVAEVVAMKGMEKTRKQSKSDGKIDGEVKKSQEGNSRKRSQYSACPPDKRKLSVINENEVKTEEIPTKNGHEDDPAHSNIKIGNSSVGRNKRRSSQRAIAASSNAVSPTSLNRTRTKSLKSEANIKQEHGSGLLGIDIKDEKLIKLEKIIKEHSDGGIGRTRGAKKRTETDSIGEMKEEESQGEQKIGGEIKQSEDTTDMKFSEGECGEEMRRGGRGARAAKRGDGYVLMEEEVQNHLDEDSAVPRGNRGRHISGTSDTSSNYSVECAVAPAALDTPSISGGRRRRRHSRESSASSRDGSPLTIHSHEFPPSGVNTRRSSSRDHAKKKKCSCCVGGEQRKSTSGSGRRVSTRAARGSSSGSLQ, from the exons GGCTGTGTTTCTCGAGTGGTGTGGTGTCCAAGAAGCTGCTGCAGTTGCTGATGATGTACTAATTCAAATGATCCACAAATATATGCAGCTGTGTGAAGCCTCACAGCACATATACTCTATGGGTTCCATCCTTCACAAGAAG TTTGGAAATCGCTTGGCTTCACTTGTGACTGAGCTGTTGATTCGTGCCCTCACAATGGACATGAACAGCTTAGAAGCCCTAAAACTGAAACAAACTGAAGGATCTCAGAAAGAAGAGCAAGTGCAATTGGAGCGACAGATGGCGGATGGATTCATGGAtctggccacagttttcacccATCACAAAAGTGTGGCAAGGGAGTGTGTCCTCACTGCATTTAGCCTTCACCCAACCACTGAACGCCTGGTTTTACTCAGCAGTTTTGCTGGCAGCTCTCCGTCATCTGATATTTCCCATGTTCTTGAACAACCACACTCATTTTCAAAACACTCGACACCACATCCAATCTCTCCTCTGccacaatcctccttttctacTAATCAGTCCTCTCCTACTTTCATTCCAGCACCTTCATCACTTGTCCCACATTCATCTGATATGTCTCAACCACCTAGCTTGTATCAACCAGGATCTCCTCCCCAATTTTCCTCATCTCCAAGTATTCCACACTTATCCCCCTCTCATGCTCCCCCAGCTTCTCATCCAGTACCATCCTCCCCACTCACTACTGTTCCCACATCTTATAGCATATCCTCTCCTGCCCCACATTTTCCATCTGCCACTTTGCGTCCTGAAGCCTCCAGTGATGGTACAGAAATGGAACTGTCTACCACGTGCCTGCAGTCCACTTCAACTTCTGACATACAAACAGGCTCCTTCAACACATCAGAGGGCACTGGTGTTGTACAAACTACACAGTCCACCACTTGCCTTCAATCATCTTCAAGTGATTTTCATACAACACCATGCTCTCAAGATGACTCACAAATTCCTGATTTGTCCACATTGGAAAACTCTGCAGTCAGTGACCCAGTCCACAATAGTCTTAATTACGTTGGTGTTCAAAATAGTGTTAATGTTGATAACATGGAAGTGACTAGTTCCAGTGAAGTACAAGTGAGTCAAAATGATTTACAAACTGATGAGCTTAACATTAAAGGCCTTGTGTCTCCAGTGAGTGATCAGAGAGGTCTATCATGTGAAGACCATTGTCGAACAGACATCATGATAGACACAGGACAACCTTACCCAAATATGTCATCTGTTGTTGATTCTGAAGAGTCACAGATGATCATTGAAAATAGTGCTCAAAATAAGATGGAAGATCTCTCATTGTCACAAACCAAAGATATAAGTACTAATGATAAGGAATTGGATAGTATATCCCATGGAGAATCCAGAATGAAAGATGATGTAGATTCTATGGATAAGTTCTACAAAAGTACAGAAAACTTTATCGAACAGTTAAGTCAAGAGCCGCCCAGTAAATCTAAATTGACAAATCTTTCTCCAGGGCATCAGAATTATGATGTGttgacccaacctaaccaagtCCTTGATGCAGAACAGTTAGGTATTACTAAAGAACTCTGTGATGACCTAGCAGTTGTGCTCAGCAGTCCACGGTGGCAAGTGTTATCATGGGTGTTGGACTGGGGTGAGCTCTCAAAAATTTGTGGGCAGTACATCAAGGATGCTGACAGTGCTAAGAACATGACCAAGGAACTGAAGTATCTCAATATTGATTATAGTCAGTTTCAAAACATGCCATCTGCAGAAATTACAGAGTTCACTGGCATTGAAAAGGGATATGAACACTTTATTGAGCATGAATCTGAAAATGAAGTCTCAGATGATGAGAGCAGTGCACATCCTAAGGGAGGTCACATCTCTCCAATTGTCGAGTTGGCCAACACTGATACAGcaaagataacaaaaagaggaagaggacgaccaAAGAAAATATCACAAATTAGTAGACCTTATGACTCAGACTCAGATCTTGATGCTGTTGAACAGTTGAAGGGATCTTCCTGTTACATGATTTCAATGTCTGAATCAGAAGAGTCTGATAtagacaataaaaataagacatACTTACACATTGACTCTGAGCGAAGCGGGGTCATAGAAGGCAAGAGAGTAACAGCTGTGAGCAATCAAGACCGAAGTAAGCGTATCAGGATTGATGCTGAGACGGGCAAACTACGAAAAGATAGGAGCTTACTGAATAGCTTGCGACTCTTTAGACACCAAAAATATGGAGGTGATCTTATATATGACTCTGAATTTGAAGGGTTACAGCGCTCTGCTGAAAATTTTGCACCTCCTCTCAGTTCGTTGAATCTTAATCCACGTGTTGTTTTAACAGAAAGGGATAAATCAGCTGTAGATCAGCAGCTTCAGAGGTCAATGACAACAGCTATGGCAGGGAAAAGAGTTGCTTCTGGGAAAGCAACTCAGTCTAGTCAGTCACGTGAATCTTGGAGATATGCAGGATCCTTTGTGGCACCCAATCCCACCAGTGCTGCTCGTCCAACCACTTCAGTCCCTCTCCCGCGCTCACCTTCAGTCCAATGTTATGTTCGTCACAAAGATGGCAAAGTGCGCTTTGCTTCCTTCAATAGATCCATTCTAGCTGGCAGTCGTCCCCCTAACCCAGGTCAAAATAACTATTTGAAGCTGCTGAAAAGACCAACATCAGGTTATGATGATTCCTATGCAAAATTTTTGCTGCAGCAAAACCCCAGTCTCAAAGGTAAAGGGCCAGAAGATGCAACCAGAAAGAGTATGACACTTGATGCCAGCCTAGATTATCTTAAAAAACAAGGTACAACAGTCACttatagaagaaaaacaggatctGCCTTAGCTTTAGCAAATGCTCAGAAGACTGTCTTAAACAGAATAATGTCCCCAGAAAATGCTATATCAGCCATAAGTAGTCGAACTGCAATTGCAATGCCTGTCAGTAACAATCCTCCGAACTTACCTCCATCAGACAAGACAAGTCCTGCTAACCTTAGTCGGGTCTTACCCAAAGGTACTACGGTTGTGAGAAAACCCAAATCAGATGGAGCTGGACCCAGCGGCCTCAGCAATAACAGTGGATCAGGTAGCAGTTCTGGTACCCGAACTGTGGTCTCCAGACCAGCAAGTTTTCCGACTGTAGTTGCTCGTCCCAACACAACAGTCTCATCAGTCGTTCGTTCAGGAAGCTCCATCATGGCTGTCAGAACAAATGCATCAACTATCCGAACAACTTATTCCCGTAGTGTGGTGGTTACTGGCAGCCTGGGAACACAAGAGGCAGCTACTAACAGGAGTACATCACCTCCATTAACTGACAGTTCTCCGTCTACACCAGGAGGTGTCCCTTCTGGGTCaggatcctcttcctcttcaacgCCGACCCCTTTAGTCTCAGCCACGGTGGTAGGTAGTGTCCTCACAACTGTTCCAAGCAGTTCCCCCATGGGGACACAAAGTGGAAATACTggcaagcagcagcaacagcaacagcaactactGCAGCAATCCTGGGATGTTGTTCAAAATGAAGGTGTGTGTTTAAGTGGTGTTGAGagcaataccaccatcacccaaATGAGCAGCACCACCAGAGGAGCCACCACTTGTACCACCACCGTGGCTAGCCCTCCGGGGGACACCAGGGCAGCTAGTATGTTAGAGACTTTACTCAGAGACAGACCAGTTCCTCCCAGCCCTCTCCATACCCAGTCCACCAcagctatcaccaccattactgctgctCTACCTAGTACCATAACATCCATAGTAGGTAGCAGTAGTGTTCCTATGGCAGTTACTGGGGAGAGCCAGGTAACAAATGCTGTGGTGGGTGCCTTGAGCAGTACTGGCAACAATACTGGCAATGTAGTCATTGCAAGTGGATCAAATGCCAACAGTGGTGTGATCATGGCGAGTGGTGTTGTTGGAGCTCCCACAGGAGGAGGTGTTGTAGTCGCCAGCAGTGGAATTGtcagcagtagtggtgttggagtAAACAGTAGTGTTGGTGAGGGTGGCTCTGGAGCAGTGCAGCAGGTGCTTTTACCTGGCCAAATTGTTCAAGTTCACACTAGTGATGGTACAACAGGTATCGGAATTGTGCAATCTTCCTCATTAGATTTAAGATTACCAGCTGGAACAAGAGTGATAAAACCTGGTGGCGGAACAATACGAACCACAGCtgcacagcaacaacaagtgACTGGAGTCATAAACCAAACTGGTAGTCGCCAGGTCAATGTGTTGCACAATGTAAAAATTCTACAGAATGTGCAAAACAGACAGATAGTCCGCACTGTGGTTGTACCACATCCTGTTGCCCTCCAGGGTCTAAATACTCCATCAGGTCAGTTGAAGCCTCAAGTAGTTTCTCTAAGCCAAGGAACCTGCACATCTGTGTCAACAGCAGGAGAGGGTGGAGTGATACAGCCCCAAGTTCCTTCTACTACAGTGAGGGCTAAAATTCCACCTACCACTATTGTCCAGAAAGTATTAAGCCGTAGTGGACTGGTCATCCGCACTGTTAGGCCTCAGACCTCATCTACTCAAGCATCAGGAGATGCGGCTCCTTTTGAAGAAGGATTGGGGGCAAAattacaacagcagcaacaaggtACTGATGGAGAGAAAACCACAGgggccactgccaccactaatGTGACTGTGGCTCGTCTGCCCCAAGATGAGGGTCTTGGTGAACGTCTTAGTCACTACCTGAAGACTGCCCTTGCAAGCTCTACAAGTACCCAGAGTGTTGGAACTCAGACCTTGACAACAGCTGTGAAGCCCTCAGCAGGTCAGTTAGTGAATCAAGTTGCCATGAACCATTTACGAAGTGGGGGCAATgcagctctctctctatcaggaGGCATCCCTGGAATGAGTGGTCCTCCCAATACCATTTCAACAAGTCCAACACCTCCACAACAAGCAAatataccttctcttcctttgactCCAACTAATGCAGTCAGTTCTGAAACGTTGGAGCAGATAAGGGAATTTGAATCTGTCTTTGAAAAAGTATCAAATAAATCGGGAAAAGAGGGAGCTGATGGAGAAGCAAGTGTGGACAGCTACACAAGTACTCCTATGTCCTCTGAGGAGTCAATGATTGCTGCACAGCTTTTGAGTATGGCTAATGATAATCCTGCAGTCACAACATCTTCAAGTTATGTATATTCTGTTCCCACAACTGTCTATGATGCAAGTGGAACACGATTAACTGAAGGAACATACATAACCATTCCTAGTACTACTCAAGCAGGTACTCTCATTTTAGTCAATCACAGTGGTTCTGGCACAGGATTAGTCACTGTTGCCAGTGGTGTACAGAACCAGCAGCagcctcctcctgcagcttcaCCAGCTTTATCTTCTACCTCGTCTCATTCATCTATTGCATCGTCACCATCGTCTACTTCCAGTAAGACTAAAAAACCACCACCAAAGTCAAAAACTGTCCCTCCAGCTACTCCGCCTGTAGTGGCCAAGCCCAAAACTCCACCACCTCCAAAAGCTCCAGCTCCTAAACCAACTGTGGCCAAACCTCAAttggaagaaagtgatgaaacCAAAGCTCGTATTCAGGCTATCCTGGAGCAGTACAAGCAAGATTTGGCCAATACTCCACAGCCTCAACCAGCCCCTAGAAACAGAAAAAACTGCCCACCtccaaaaaatgaaggaaaaacatccACCAAAAAAAAGAGTCCAGTTAAGAAGGTTGAAGGGGGTGCAGGGAATAGTCCAGCAGTCTCAGAAGGCTCCATAGTTGGGTGCCCCTCCCCAAGTCCTTCACCAGGTCCTGCTAATGATAACTCAGTTGGTCCCTCAAGTAGTGCTACTGGTGGCCAGCCAGTTCAGTTCTCCTCTCAAGTTGTGTCTAGTCAAGGTAGCACTACTCCTGGAAACCACAGTGTTCCTGATGAGAAGATAAAGGCTGAAGGTAGCCCTGAAGTTGTTGTTTCAGCTCCACAAATACTCCAGGGAGTAATGGTGTCAAATGTAAAGGTTGAAGGAAGTAATTTATCAAGTAACTCAACAAACCTTGCACAAGGCATTGCAGGAGGTAGATTTGTCCAGCTTATTCGACATTGTGGAAAAGtaacaacaatcacaactcgTCAACctataaataaagcaaaatctGCCAATCAAGGAGGCCCTCCTCCTAATGTCACAATACAGGGACGAATCAGTATGAATGATCTCATGGAAAGTCATATTGCATCTCTGTTAACTGGAGGAGGTTCAGCTCTGACACAGACTCCATCTGTTGTCAGTAAGATtgttcagcagcagcagctggctAGTCACCAAGGAGTTCAACAAGTAGTGGTGCAAACATCAGGAGGACAGCAAGTATTACAACAGGTAGCAGTTCAACAGCTTCCCACTTCACCAgtcaaacaacaacagcaaaaacctCAACAGAAAAGCAGTGTAATTCAACAACTCTGCATTGCGAGTAAGGAAGAACTGTCGGGTGCAAGTTCACAGACTTCTCAAATACCAGTCAGTATGGCATCCTTGCCAAATACTCTTCCCAATAATATGGTCACTATTGCAAACACCAGTGTTCTAAGTGCACCAGCTGTTTCTAAAATATCCACAAATTCAAGTCCATCACCACCTACAAACACATCAGGCATcccttcaccatcactgtcCACAGCAAATAGTACTAGCATTGTTACCACAAGTGGCCCTATtaaacttccttccctctcttccatcccaaACTCTCCACTCACTCCACAAGTAAATGCTGTAACATCACCTCCAACTCCACAACCTGTATCAGCCTCTCCCCATACTCCCTCTCCTGCAACAGAACCATCTCCTACCCCGTCATCTTTtcaaatgggagaagagagcaATAGTAGTGAACAGAGTGTTGGTGAGGGACTTGCTGGACCACTGCCTCCATTTCTAACCTTAAAATCATTCATTATGAGAAGTCCACAGCAGCCTTCACCACAAACtcagcaaacacaaacacaaaaaattcaGCCAGAACAAAAAATATCAGATAAGTGCTTCACTTCAGGAACAGGAATACAGCAAGTTGCTAACAGTTCAGGAGCTGCTCAAGAAACAGCTACAGCATCTCCTTCAGTAGCACACAACAAAACTCCCCAAAGAGGAAATCAGTCACATGTCCAGTTGCAAATTTCACAACCTCCCAGAAAACCAACCACAGTAATTCGGTCTGGAGGAGGGAATCCTGGAAGAAGGTTAATTGTCGGAGCTGTGGATGCAAATGGAAGAACAGTAGCACCTGGCACAGCAGGTTCACTTGTCAGTGGcacaggagaagcaggaatTACCACATCATCCATGTCTAGCTCCAGTCATGAGGGATTGCAAGCCAATGCACAGTCTCGCATACGCCTGGCAACAAGACCCCAAGACATGCGGAGTAATTCAATTGACTCCTTAAAGAGTGATCTTA GTGTTGAAGAGGTTCAGATTCCACCAAGTCCAGCAACATTAACAAAACAGATTCAGAGTGCATACATGACTGAAGCAGCACTGTCTCCCTCAGTCTCACAGTCACAGCACTCAGgatcctcctactcttccccaAGCACAACACATGACTTACCATTCACTGAACCTCCTGCTACCTCAGATGATTCTTCAGGTGGTGGTTTGACACAGCCTGGCCACTCCTCAGCACCACCTGCTCCTGGCCTCTCTGTGACAGGGATCTCTCCTGAAGGTGACACTCAAATGGGAGCATTGACCTCACCATCTGGAGATGTATACCTTCATCAGTCTGGTACTGGATTAGGGCTGGAGAGCTTGGAAGCAGGGACACTGCCCCTAGTTTCTGGTATGGAAGTTAGGACACATTCTCCAGCCTTGAGTGATTTGGTGTCCTCAGGACCTCTCCTTACATGGTCACCTAGATCTGCAGATTCCATGATGGCACAGTCTCCTTCTTTAAATGATGCCCTCACAGCAAACATTCCTCTTGATGTTAATCACAGTGAAGATTCTCTTTGTGACTCGTCCACTGGTTTCCCTGGACTCTTCTCAATTGAAGGAGATGGTGTCAGTGTGTCTTCAAGCACAAGTGAAGACACTGGAAACAACACAGTTAGTGTTTCAAACAATCAGCAACACACTTTACAACCAGATCTAGAGTCACAGGAACAAATAGAGGTGACAATAGATCTGCATCCCCGAGAAAGTGAACAAGaccacaccatcacctctaCAAGGTCACCAACTCAATTAGAACTGCCTGTGGCCACCCTTCGTGGAATAACTACCCATAACATACCATCATCAGGAAGCATCATTATAAACCATGGGTCACAGGAGACACCTTGGAGATTTGACAACACCATTGTTTCACAGGCTAAAAGTGTCATTAATCAGCCATCAGAACCAACTAATGGGCATCATAATGATAAGCAGTCTGCAGATCGAGAGGAAACTGCAGGTCCATCAAACAATGTTCAAGGTAAACAGAATGATGGAGTTCAAGCATCATACCAAAAAGGcaaacagaaaagaggaaacaacacAGAATTGAATGAACAAGAAGTTGAGGATGTCAGAATTGTGGCTGAAGTTGTTGCaatgaagggaatggaaaaaacaaggaaacaaagcaaATCTGATGGAAAGATCGATGGTGAAGTGAAGAAATCTCAAGAAGGGAACAGTAGAAAACGTAGTCAGTATTCGGCTTGCCCCCCtgacaaaagaaaactaagtgtaataaatgaaaatgaagtaaagaCAGAAGAAATACCAACCAAGAATGGACATGAAGATGATCCTGCACATTCTAATATTAAAATTGGAAACAGCAGTGTTGGTAGAAACAAGCGTAGAAGCTCTCAACGTGCTATAGCAGCTTCTAGTAATGCAGTTTCTCCAACTTCATTGAATCGAACTCGTACAAAGTCTTTGAAAAGTGAAGCCAATATTAAACAAGAGCATGGATCTGGATTATTAGGTATTGACATCAAAGATGAAAAACTTATAAAACTAGAAAAGATCATAAAGGAACACAGTGATGGTGGAATCGGAAGAACTAGGGGGGCAAAGAAGCGCACAGAAACAGACAGCATtggggaaatgaaggaggaagagagtcaaGGGGAGCAAAAGATAGGTGGAGAAATTAAGCAAAGTGAGGATACCACTGACATGAAGTTTAGTGAAGGGGAGTGTGGTGAGGAGATGAGGCGTGGTGGCAGAGGTGCACGGGCTGCTAAACGAGGTGATGGCTATGttttgatggaagaggaagtgcaaaaCCATTTGGATGAGGATTCTGCAGTACCACGGGGGAACCGTGGCCGCCACATCAGTGGCACCTCGGATACCAGCAGCAATTATAGTGTTGAGTGTGCCGTCGCTCCAGCAGCTCTTGACACCCCTAGCATCAGTGGGGGACGGAGACGGCGGCGGCACAGCAGAGAGAGCAGTGCCAGCAGCAGGGATGGCAGTCCACTCACAATACACTCTCATGAATTTCCCCCTAGTGGTGTTAATACTAGACGCTCATCCTCACGGGACCAtgccaagaaaaagaaatgctcATGTTGTGTGGGAGGGGAACAAAGGAAAAGCACCTCTGGCAGTGGAAGGAGAGTGTCCACTAGAGCTGCCAGAGGCTCCAGCAGTGGTTCTTTGCAGTGA